A genomic region of Trifolium pratense cultivar HEN17-A07 linkage group LG3, ARS_RC_1.1, whole genome shotgun sequence contains the following coding sequences:
- the LOC123914608 gene encoding uncharacterized protein LOC123914608, with protein sequence MDLKKRNTKKYSFKEPDLSRLRELGALVPFPEDFQKRYGKLLSILNTNVEEGILNTLIQFYDPIYHCFTFVDYQLVPTLEEYSYWVGLPISERIPYTGLEESPAPSVIANALHLKTSDIVSNRTKKGGFQGLTSNFLFGKTFLFAKNGDVAAFEAILALLIYGLVLFPNIDSFVDNSTIHIFLGGNPVPTLLADAYHSIHHRTHKGEGLILCCAPLLYRWFISHLPWTRHFKENPEKLRWAQRIMPLTSSDIVWYDAAYDVGVIIDGCGEFSNVPLLGTRGGISYNPTLARRQFGYPMKDRPKSILLTGIFYLGYNHRHILSFQCIFEDYRQHRHLCTTSFYDS encoded by the coding sequence ATGGACCTAAAGAAAAGGAACACTAAGAAGTATAGTTTCAAGGAACCAGACCTTTCCCGACTAAGAGAGCTAGGAGCTCTAGTTCCATTCCCCGAAGATTTCCAAAAGCGATATGGGAAACTTTTGAGCATCCTCAATACAAATGTTGAAGAGGGAATTCTTAACACACTCATCCAGTTCTATGATCCAATTTACCACTGCTTTACTTTTGTCGATTATCAGTTGGTTCCTACCCTAGAGGAGTATTCTTATTGGGTTGGTTTGCCGATCTCCGAAAGGATACCTTATACCGGTTTAGAAGAATCTCCTGCACCTTCAGTTATTGCAAATGCTCTTCACTTGAAGACTTCAGACATAGTCTCCAATCGCACTAAAAAGGGAGGATTTCAAGGATTgacctctaattttttattcggGAAGACATTTTTGTTTGCCAAAAACGGAGATGTGGCCGCTTTCGAAGCTATCCTTGCTCTACTCATCTATGGGTTAGTATTGTTCCCCAATATTGACAGTTTTGTGGATAATAGTACCATCCATATCTTCTTGGGAGGGAATCCCGTTCCGACCCTACTTGCGGATGCTTACCATTCTATTCATCATAGGACCCACAAGGGGGAAGGACTTATTCTTTGTTGTGCACCATTACTATATAGGTGGTTTATTTCACACCTACCTTGGACTAGACACTTCAAGGAGAATCCAGAAAAGCTCCGTTGGGCCCAAAGGATTATGCCTCTTACTTCATCCGATATAGTTTGGTACGATGCGGCTTATGATGTCGGAGTGATTATTGATGGTTGTGGGGAGTTCTCCAATGTGCCTCTTCTTGGCACACGGGGAGGAATCAGTTACAACCCTACTCTTGCTAGACGACAGTTCGGATACCCCATGAAGGATAGGCCTAAAAGCATTTTATTAACCGGCATATTCTATCTCGGATATAATCATAGGCATATTTTATCATTTCAATGTATTTTCGAAGACTATCGCCAACATCGTCATTTATGTACCACTTCTTTTTATGATTCATAG
- the LOC123916416 gene encoding probable methyltransferase At1g29790: MAFTFSTMTLNLLLLIAMVATNILSLYHLSTTLQSPKSPKPLPPIPDELLRQLHTIRATINHLTRLQNTDPNTNTKSTIPSDLLLYSHLSPIASSCHNHPDLLHKYMTYTPFSICPSDSDLAESLILRGCHPLPRRRCFSPTPKKQTNSNSLPRNPFPSSLPDSSVIWDRYSCKSFDCLNRQNPNLGFQPSREISKFTTYNSDLDLPVQQLLQIAKSAKSILRLGLDVGGGTGSFAAAMKVRNVTVVTTTMNVVAPYSEAVALRGLVPLHVPLQQRLPLFDGVVDIVRCGRAVNRWIPVTMLEFLLFDVDRVLRGGGYLWLDHFFSKGVDLEKVYKPLIGKLGYKKVKWATGNKTDAGGVKNGELYLTALLQKPVSR; encoded by the coding sequence ATGGCTTTCACATTCAGCACCATGACACTAAACCTTCTTCTCCTAATAGCAATGGTAGCAACCAACATTCTCTCACTCTACCATCTCTCCACAACACTCCAATCACCCAAATCCCCTAAACCACTCCCACCAATCCCCGACGAACTCCTCCGTCAACTTCACACCATACGCGCCACCATTAACCATCTCACGCGCCTCCAAAACACCGATCCAAATACAAACACTAAATCCACAATCCCTTCAGATCTATTACTATACTCACACCTCTCTCCAATTGCTTCATCTTGTCATAACCACCCTGATCTTCTCCACAAGTATATGACATACACACCGTTTTCAATTTGTCCTTCCGATTCCGACCTCGCTGAATCGTTAATTCTTCGCGGTTGTCATCCACTCCCTCGTCGGCGGTGTTTCTCTCCGACGCCGAAGAAACAAACTAACTCGAATTCGCTTCCGCGTAAtccttttccttcttctctcCCTGATTCGTCGGTCATTTGGGATCGTTATTCGTGTAAATCGTTTGATTGTCTTAACCGTCAAAACCCTAATCTCGGATTTCAACCTTCTCGTGAAATTTCTAAGTTTACTACATACAATTCCGATTTGGATCTACCTGTTCAACAGCTTCTCCAGATCGCGAAATCAGCTAAATCGATTCTCCGGCTTGGATTAGATGTTGGTGGTGGTACTGGATCATTTGCCGCTGCGATGAAGGTTCGTAATGTGACGGTGGTGACAACGACGATGAATGTTGTGGCGCCTTATAGTGAAGCTGTTGCGTTGAGGGGACTTGTGCCGCTTCATGTTCCGTTACAGCAGAGATTGCCGCTTTTCGATGGTGTTGTGGATATTGTTCGGTGTGGTCGTGCAGTGAACCGGTGGATTCCGGTGACAATGTTGGAGTTTTTGTTGTTTGATGTTGATAGAGTGTTGAGAGGTGGAGGGTATTTGTGGTTGGATCATTTTTTTAGTAAGGGTGTGGATCTTGAGAAAGTGTATAAGCCTTTGATTGGGAAATTGGGTTACAAGAAAGTGAAGTGGGCAACAGGGAATAAGACTGATGCTGGTGGTGTTAAGAATGGGGAGCTTTACTTGACTGCATTGTTGCAGAAGCCTGTCTCAAGATGA